A single region of the Vibrio chagasii genome encodes:
- a CDS encoding Lon protease family protein: MAIQRLNAEQLYQVAELEKLPCKSTKELAPIDEIVGQERAQKAVEFAMSIKEKGYNIYAIGRNGLGKRTMILRYLNRHPHEVEELFDWCYIANFEDIRTPKVLKLPRGVGSSLKQDIEKLMRKLIKAMPLAFDNEMYFSRADRLKNQLAAKQQAALEAISQEAKKNGVNLTITTQGDYQFVAMNGDELHTEESFDLLSPEEQDQFDKTIDALEVGLRTISRELTELEETYTEKIQKLNDDTARDVITHFIKQLKKDYSQYPDIKKYLTALRKDIVDNADIFLEESTEQAEVATASLDKKMPRRYKVNVIVSQKEDTLPIVVEENPNYHSLFGYVETATFKGTVFTDFSLIRAGSLHRANGGVLLMDAVKVLEQPYVWEGLKRALRSRQLSFTSLEKEVTLTGAVSLDPEPIPLDVKIILFGDYRTYQLLQHYDAEFGELFRVTADFEDEMKRTADSEMHYARFISSIVHDNNMLHCDRKAIARIIEHSSRQAGDQGKLSLHSAHIANLLRESNYVARGSKSNLIRASHVDQALSNQQMRVGRLQDSVMETFTNGTTLIHVDGKAVGQVNALSVLSTTDHMFGAPNRITATTAYGDGEVIDIERNVDLGGSIHSKGVMILSAYLSSVFGKTAKVPLTTNITFEQSYGGVDGDSASMAEFCAVVSAFSKQPNRQDIAITGSMNQFGESQPIGGVNEKIEGFFDVCEIKGRSNEQGVIIPRSNVHNLMLRSDIVKAVEKGEFNIWAIDHVTEAIELFTGKAAGEPSDEGSYPIDTIFGIAQAKLNALRK; this comes from the coding sequence ATGGCGATTCAAAGACTCAATGCAGAACAACTGTATCAGGTAGCAGAACTCGAAAAGTTACCATGCAAGTCGACCAAAGAACTGGCTCCAATTGACGAAATCGTCGGGCAAGAACGTGCGCAAAAAGCCGTTGAGTTCGCGATGTCAATTAAGGAAAAGGGTTACAACATTTATGCGATAGGACGCAATGGTCTGGGTAAGCGCACCATGATCTTGCGTTATCTCAACCGACACCCTCATGAAGTTGAGGAGCTTTTTGACTGGTGTTACATCGCGAATTTCGAGGATATCCGTACACCTAAGGTATTGAAACTTCCGCGTGGCGTCGGCAGTAGCTTAAAGCAAGATATTGAAAAGCTGATGCGCAAACTCATCAAAGCGATGCCACTCGCGTTCGACAATGAGATGTACTTCAGCCGTGCTGATCGATTAAAGAATCAGCTAGCAGCCAAGCAACAAGCAGCGTTAGAAGCGATCAGCCAAGAAGCAAAAAAGAACGGCGTGAACCTGACGATCACCACTCAAGGTGATTACCAGTTTGTGGCGATGAACGGCGATGAGCTTCATACCGAAGAGAGCTTTGACCTGTTGTCACCGGAAGAGCAAGACCAATTCGATAAAACCATCGATGCGCTGGAAGTTGGGCTGCGAACCATTTCTCGTGAACTGACGGAGCTTGAAGAGACGTATACTGAAAAGATTCAAAAGCTTAATGATGATACGGCGCGAGATGTGATAACGCACTTCATCAAGCAATTGAAGAAGGATTACAGCCAATACCCAGACATTAAAAAGTACCTAACCGCACTGCGTAAAGACATTGTCGATAATGCTGATATTTTCTTAGAAGAGAGCACTGAGCAGGCCGAAGTTGCGACGGCTTCTTTGGATAAGAAAATGCCGCGTCGTTACAAAGTAAACGTGATTGTGAGCCAGAAGGAAGACACTCTACCGATAGTGGTCGAGGAGAATCCGAACTATCACTCTTTGTTTGGTTATGTAGAAACGGCAACCTTTAAAGGCACTGTATTTACTGACTTCTCATTGATTCGTGCAGGTAGCTTACATCGAGCGAACGGTGGCGTGCTGTTGATGGACGCGGTAAAAGTGCTAGAGCAACCTTACGTATGGGAAGGCCTGAAGCGTGCGCTGCGTTCTCGTCAGTTAAGCTTCACTTCATTAGAGAAAGAGGTGACGTTAACGGGAGCGGTGTCGCTCGACCCAGAACCTATTCCTCTGGACGTTAAGATCATCTTGTTTGGTGATTACCGCACATACCAACTGCTGCAGCATTATGATGCAGAGTTTGGTGAGCTGTTCCGTGTGACGGCTGATTTTGAGGATGAGATGAAGCGTACTGCTGATTCTGAAATGCATTATGCGCGCTTCATTTCTAGCATCGTCCATGACAACAATATGCTCCACTGTGACCGCAAGGCGATTGCTCGCATCATTGAACACAGTTCTCGTCAGGCGGGTGACCAAGGTAAGTTGTCACTGCACTCAGCACACATTGCTAATCTGCTTCGTGAATCTAACTATGTGGCGAGAGGTTCGAAATCGAATCTGATTCGTGCATCGCACGTCGACCAAGCGTTATCGAACCAACAGATGCGTGTTGGACGACTGCAAGACAGCGTAATGGAAACCTTCACCAACGGCACAACTTTGATTCATGTCGATGGTAAAGCTGTAGGGCAGGTCAATGCGCTGTCGGTATTAAGCACAACGGATCACATGTTTGGTGCGCCAAACCGAATCACGGCAACCACCGCTTATGGTGACGGTGAAGTGATTGATATTGAAAGAAACGTAGACCTTGGCGGCAGCATTCACTCGAAAGGGGTGATGATCTTGTCGGCATATCTCTCTTCTGTGTTTGGTAAGACGGCTAAAGTCCCGCTTACGACTAACATCACCTTCGAGCAGTCTTATGGTGGCGTTGATGGCGATAGTGCGAGTATGGCGGAGTTCTGTGCCGTTGTATCTGCATTTTCTAAGCAGCCAAACCGTCAAGACATTGCGATTACTGGCTCTATGAACCAGTTCGGTGAGTCTCAGCCAATTGGTGGGGTGAACGAGAAGATTGAAGGCTTCTTTGATGTGTGTGAAATCAAAGGTCGTTCTAATGAGCAAGGGGTTATCATCCCGCGCTCTAATGTTCATAACCTGATGCTGCGCAGTGACATCGTTAAAGCGGTGGAAAAGGGCGAGTTCAATATCTGGGCGATTGATCATGTGACAGAGGCGATTGAGCTGTTCACGGGTAAAGCCGCTGGTGAACCGAGTGATGAGGGAAGCTACCCAATCGATACTATCTTTGGTATCGCTCAGGCTAAACTCAACGCACTGCGTAAATAG
- a CDS encoding ABC transporter ATP-binding protein, whose product MSDRALLKVNNLSVSFKTNDGIVDAVKKVNFTLKSSETLAIVGESGSGKSVSSNALMRLLPDNAIIDPQSQIEFEGESVLEKSEREMQSIRGDRIGMIFQEPMTSLNPYLRVGIQVAEAIMCHRKVSKSQAKQRVIELFNLVHLPMPEKSYTKYPHEFSGGQLQRIMIAMALINEPDILIADEPTTALDVTVQAEVLSLIKEIQGKMGMAILFITHDLGVVKHFADRVLVMCKGELVEEGMTQSLFDSPKHDYTRMLINSIPKGAKDPVSAAAPELLSAEDIRVKFLVKPHFIKSKNQYFEAVKGISLNLKQGETLGIVGESGSGKSTLGRALIGLLPSSGRIVYKGQDVSLLNDKQRHNLKKDVQMVFQDPYGSLSPRMTVGEIITEGLTVHQPHLSKQERLERARKALIEVRLEPNSINRYPHEFSGGQRQRIAIARALILEPSFILLDEPTSALDRSVQLTVIDLLKDIQTKHNIGFLFISHDLSVVKALSDRVLVMQKGEVMEEGSAEEIFNAPKNDYTKKLIAASFDLENNSEKNAA is encoded by the coding sequence ATGTCGGACCGGGCTCTTCTTAAAGTCAATAACCTCTCCGTTAGCTTCAAAACCAACGATGGAATCGTTGATGCGGTGAAAAAGGTTAACTTTACCCTTAAATCTAGCGAAACCTTGGCCATTGTTGGGGAATCAGGTTCTGGTAAATCTGTCTCTTCTAACGCACTGATGCGTCTACTGCCAGACAACGCCATTATTGATCCGCAGTCTCAAATTGAGTTTGAAGGCGAGTCTGTTCTCGAAAAATCAGAGCGTGAAATGCAGTCGATTCGTGGCGACAGAATCGGCATGATCTTTCAAGAGCCGATGACATCTTTGAACCCATACCTGCGCGTCGGTATTCAAGTGGCAGAAGCCATTATGTGTCATCGTAAAGTGTCGAAGTCTCAAGCCAAACAGCGTGTGATAGAGCTGTTTAATCTTGTGCACTTGCCAATGCCAGAAAAGTCATACACCAAGTACCCTCACGAATTTTCGGGTGGTCAACTGCAGCGCATCATGATTGCAATGGCACTGATTAATGAACCGGATATTCTGATTGCTGACGAACCGACGACAGCACTCGACGTAACGGTTCAAGCTGAAGTGCTTTCTCTTATCAAAGAGATTCAAGGCAAGATGGGAATGGCAATTTTGTTCATCACTCATGATTTAGGTGTGGTGAAACACTTCGCCGACCGCGTGCTAGTGATGTGTAAAGGTGAACTCGTAGAAGAAGGGATGACTCAATCTCTGTTCGATAGTCCTAAACATGACTACACACGAATGCTCATTAACTCGATACCTAAAGGGGCGAAAGATCCGGTAAGCGCCGCAGCGCCAGAGCTTCTGTCTGCTGAAGATATTCGCGTTAAGTTCTTGGTGAAACCGCACTTCATCAAGTCTAAAAATCAGTACTTTGAAGCAGTGAAAGGCATCTCGTTGAACCTAAAACAAGGTGAAACCCTCGGTATTGTGGGTGAGTCAGGTTCAGGTAAATCAACTCTTGGACGTGCGTTAATCGGCTTATTGCCAAGCTCAGGTCGTATTGTTTATAAGGGACAAGACGTCAGCTTACTCAACGACAAGCAGCGTCATAACCTGAAAAAAGATGTCCAAATGGTATTCCAAGACCCTTATGGTTCTTTATCGCCACGTATGACGGTTGGGGAGATCATCACCGAAGGCTTAACGGTGCATCAACCTCACTTGTCAAAACAAGAACGTTTAGAAAGAGCTCGTAAAGCACTGATTGAGGTTCGTCTGGAGCCAAATTCAATCAACCGCTACCCGCATGAGTTCTCTGGCGGACAAAGACAACGTATTGCGATTGCTCGTGCATTGATTCTTGAGCCATCTTTCATTTTGCTGGATGAACCGACTTCAGCACTCGATCGCTCAGTACAGCTGACCGTGATTGACCTGCTCAAAGACATCCAAACTAAACACAATATTGGCTTCCTGTTCATTAGCCATGACCTTTCGGTAGTGAAGGCACTTTCAGATCGTGTACTTGTGATGCAGAAGGGTGAAGTGATGGAAGAAGGCTCAGCTGAAGAGATTTTTAATGCGCCGAAAAACGACTACACCAAGAAACTCATCGCAGCGTCATTCGATTTAGAAAATAATTCGGAAAAAAATGCCGCTTAA
- a CDS encoding redoxin domain-containing protein yields MNQWSKAPELKVSSWLNTDTPLLLSELRGKVIALHTFQMLCPGCVSHGLPQAAKLAHFFKDEALEVIGLHTVFEHHEAMQLNSLKAFVHEYRLDFPIAIDAPSGGSIPITMGEYGLGGTPGLVLIDKMGHIRFTHHGTIDDMMLSKMVSFLLGEVTSNDDSFNCTVNDLRSSSGKCSVS; encoded by the coding sequence ATGAATCAATGGTCAAAGGCCCCAGAGCTCAAAGTATCGAGCTGGTTAAATACAGATACTCCTTTGCTTCTTAGTGAGTTGAGAGGTAAAGTCATTGCCTTACACACATTTCAGATGCTCTGTCCTGGTTGTGTAAGTCATGGATTGCCACAAGCTGCCAAGTTAGCACATTTCTTCAAGGATGAAGCGCTAGAGGTCATAGGGCTACATACGGTTTTCGAACACCATGAAGCTATGCAGCTTAACTCACTTAAAGCATTTGTACATGAATACCGTCTAGATTTTCCAATCGCAATTGATGCTCCTTCAGGCGGATCAATACCTATTACAATGGGCGAATATGGATTAGGGGGGACTCCTGGATTGGTTCTAATTGATAAAATGGGCCATATTCGATTTACTCATCATGGCACCATTGATGACATGATGCTGAGTAAAATGGTGTCATTCTTGTTGGGGGAAGTAACTTCAAATGATGATAGCTTTAATTGTACCGTCAATGATTTAAGGTCGAGTAGTGGAAAATGTTCAGTAAGTTGA
- a CDS encoding MarR family winged helix-turn-helix transcriptional regulator has protein sequence MNTEILYHLLDRVGNLLRNEVRADLTPYGLQPIHFEALYYLSICNRFSDTPKAVTEYLGLTKGTVSQSLKVLEAKGYLIKQPDVTDKRVTHLVVSQQGRKLIKTVFPPPLMKRAINTNKKENTGVDGAELQQQLQLLLRSIQNENRLHTFGVCATCQHNQPLSKGTHLCGLTQLPLSDEDIKLICIEHLE, from the coding sequence ATGAATACAGAAATTTTATATCACTTACTCGATAGAGTCGGTAATCTGCTTAGAAATGAAGTGCGGGCCGATTTAACGCCTTATGGCCTTCAGCCTATCCATTTTGAAGCATTGTACTACTTATCAATTTGCAATCGATTTTCTGACACACCAAAAGCCGTAACTGAATACTTGGGTTTAACAAAAGGCACGGTTTCCCAAAGTCTTAAAGTACTGGAAGCCAAAGGCTACTTAATAAAACAACCTGACGTAACAGATAAGAGGGTGACGCATTTAGTCGTATCGCAACAGGGCAGGAAGCTAATAAAAACCGTGTTCCCACCACCGTTGATGAAACGGGCAATAAATACGAATAAAAAGGAAAATACAGGCGTCGATGGCGCAGAATTACAACAGCAATTGCAACTTTTACTGCGTTCAATTCAGAATGAAAACCGTCTACACACCTTTGGTGTATGTGCCACATGTCAACATAATCAACCTTTATCTAAAGGCACCCATCTATGCGGCTTAACTCAATTGCCTCTATCAGATGAAGATATAAAATTGATTTGTATTGAACATCTTGAATAA
- a CDS encoding alpha-xenorhabdolysin family binary toxin subunit A: protein MERRFILKGITASIFCSTLPMEALSKGLKNGVDIYKENSDVDRFAGKGVFVDEYGKFILTDHHWLQIQMYITHALSLPTTEKEFTTEFSIPEHIDVSGFDWLMSCYQELKQSAEKWNNKTFRSLLDNIQAMSGWCSFSGGIMEFIYWSIENLQYAADIGNSTLFENTKGPLVMLLREQLKFAIPRAEEAEKLAREMIDFQTLLIDQQRDLETLESRYGDLIGNYDENSIKEDIEDLKKEIDALNKEYARLVTIAATTPTYAWVPFWGWFIAPAVAGVYGSQAAEVNRQREEKIQELNELEISLDHGLKIFRSWQLARQSIQSTDMLIGPATNSLGHLIGQWQAFVSSMELVISTIEELDCDLKDPTVGYILAEYTADSLGDNWLALSEKCQEFINSVTIRTYH from the coding sequence ATGGAAAGACGATTTATTTTAAAAGGAATTACAGCCTCAATATTTTGCTCAACTTTACCTATGGAAGCATTATCTAAAGGCTTAAAAAATGGTGTTGATATTTATAAGGAAAATTCAGATGTAGATAGGTTTGCTGGAAAAGGGGTGTTTGTTGATGAATATGGAAAGTTCATATTGACTGATCATCACTGGCTACAGATACAGATGTATATCACACATGCTCTTTCACTGCCAACAACAGAAAAAGAGTTTACAACAGAGTTTTCTATACCTGAACACATAGATGTTTCTGGTTTTGATTGGTTAATGAGCTGCTACCAAGAACTCAAGCAATCCGCAGAGAAATGGAATAACAAAACATTCCGTAGTTTATTAGACAACATTCAAGCAATGTCTGGATGGTGTAGTTTCTCTGGAGGAATAATGGAATTTATTTATTGGTCGATAGAAAATCTTCAATATGCTGCAGATATAGGAAATTCAACGCTATTCGAAAATACAAAAGGGCCATTAGTGATGCTTCTCAGAGAGCAACTCAAATTCGCTATACCTCGTGCAGAAGAAGCTGAAAAATTAGCCAGGGAAATGATTGATTTTCAAACATTATTAATAGACCAACAGAGAGACTTAGAAACTTTAGAATCTAGGTATGGAGACTTAATTGGGAATTATGATGAAAACTCAATAAAAGAAGATATAGAGGATCTTAAAAAGGAAATAGATGCTTTAAATAAAGAATATGCGAGGCTTGTAACCATCGCTGCAACAACTCCAACATATGCCTGGGTACCTTTCTGGGGCTGGTTCATTGCGCCTGCTGTCGCAGGAGTTTACGGGTCGCAAGCCGCAGAAGTTAATCGCCAACGAGAAGAAAAAATACAAGAACTAAATGAGCTGGAAATCTCATTAGATCATGGGTTAAAAATCTTCAGGTCATGGCAACTAGCCAGACAGAGTATCCAATCAACCGATATGTTAATCGGACCAGCAACCAATAGCTTAGGCCATCTAATTGGGCAGTGGCAAGCCTTTGTCAGCTCTATGGAGCTAGTGATATCAACAATTGAAGAACTCGACTGTGATTTAAAAGATCCCACTGTGGGATATATCTTAGCTGAATACACAGCGGATTCACTTGGTGATAACTGGCTGGCATTGAGTGAGAAATGCCAAGAATTTATAAACAGCGTAACAATAAGAACATACCACTAA
- a CDS encoding alpha-xenorhabdolysin family binary toxin subunit A, translated as MRFKKKILLTTIAIAALQSTSVFSAQNTMNTYKSQNYSGQTQSFQIANEGLLLGDPTVFEENGDFILSTDEWSDIQFFAQTAYSLPHTEQDMKWEFELGDLPFVGVYPQLLSNYQDIHNISIEWLGTNGYRDQMVRLAHDLKNYSLQVNSKSNALSSLAELMYDAALYDDQEKFDRYKSAFKKQLIKMSNETHEFNDKAGLLNEKLGEFVLTLTESETKLDRLEDAYQDELGNNGDILKSEIERLILEKDALNAKYVKWKTVSWTTLTYAWIPPWGTIAAITCAAKCSAEAIAFKAELEAKKQELEEKQQELDTQLKVYTSWTLATGNMHNIESSMGAARQSLEKLQGGWADITNTLDTTIQAIDGIDTDDVLNDPDNWTAAWNTQTEVEAVQALWAEVGNVANKWAANAFISEAPTKKINFN; from the coding sequence ATGAGATTTAAGAAAAAGATACTTTTAACAACCATTGCGATTGCAGCACTACAAAGTACTTCTGTATTTTCAGCACAAAACACAATGAACACCTATAAGTCACAAAATTATTCGGGGCAGACCCAATCATTTCAAATTGCCAATGAAGGTCTATTATTGGGGGACCCGACAGTATTTGAAGAAAACGGCGACTTCATACTTTCAACTGACGAATGGTCAGACATTCAATTTTTTGCACAAACGGCATATAGCTTACCTCATACAGAACAAGACATGAAATGGGAGTTTGAGCTAGGTGACTTACCGTTTGTTGGAGTATATCCTCAGCTATTAAGTAACTATCAAGATATACATAATATCTCGATCGAATGGCTAGGAACTAATGGTTATCGAGATCAAATGGTTAGACTGGCACATGACCTTAAAAACTATTCCTTACAAGTTAACTCTAAATCTAATGCTTTATCAAGTCTTGCAGAGTTAATGTATGATGCCGCCTTATATGATGATCAAGAAAAGTTTGATAGATATAAATCTGCATTTAAAAAACAACTCATAAAAATGAGTAATGAAACTCATGAATTTAATGATAAAGCTGGTTTACTTAATGAAAAATTAGGTGAATTCGTATTAACTTTAACAGAGTCCGAAACTAAGCTAGATCGATTAGAAGATGCTTATCAAGATGAACTTGGCAATAACGGAGATATTCTAAAATCTGAAATTGAACGCTTAATACTGGAAAAAGATGCTCTCAATGCAAAGTATGTAAAATGGAAAACCGTTTCTTGGACGACTCTTACATATGCGTGGATTCCACCTTGGGGTACGATTGCTGCAATTACCTGTGCTGCAAAATGTTCAGCAGAAGCAATCGCGTTTAAGGCTGAATTAGAAGCTAAAAAACAAGAGCTTGAAGAAAAACAGCAAGAACTTGATACTCAGTTAAAAGTGTACACCTCTTGGACACTTGCGACAGGTAATATGCATAATATTGAATCCTCTATGGGGGCTGCTCGCCAATCACTTGAAAAATTACAAGGTGGCTGGGCCGATATTACCAATACTTTAGATACGACGATACAAGCTATTGATGGTATTGACACTGACGATGTACTGAATGATCCAGATAACTGGACTGCAGCTTGGAATACGCAGACTGAAGTCGAAGCTGTTCAGGCACTGTGGGCTGAAGTTGGTAATGTCGCTAATAAATGGGCTGCAAATGCATTTATAAGTGAAGCACCAACTAAAAAAATCAATTTTAACTAA
- a CDS encoding LacI family DNA-binding transcriptional regulator, translating to MRTKTKKTTVYDVARLAGVSPSTVSRFLNRTTYVSDDKSQNIEQAIKDTGYKPNFQMQENINRRSLTIGVLVQHPDSPYTSRILNDMEKTLIAQGYSLVIATGHWQKKLEIHALEYLAKSNVDGMIIVTGSITKEDIAKYAQDIPVVAVGYDMVADNVRSINIDNVLGGYIATLHLLQQGHVNIAHIKGLSSQPDAGSRFEGYKKALQEAGIKVMPKLVKQGDFSSESGYEKTVELIESKVHFSALFAANDQTAYGAIKALHDHGYKVPEDVSVIGLDDLPTSKYFTPALTTLRQPIEEIGEVCAQSILNLLSGKRHEARLPPIDLIVRESTKSLYR from the coding sequence ATGCGCACTAAAACTAAAAAAACCACCGTATACGATGTAGCGAGGCTCGCAGGTGTTTCCCCAAGCACGGTTTCTCGTTTTCTTAATCGAACAACCTATGTGTCGGATGATAAAAGCCAGAACATCGAGCAGGCGATCAAAGACACCGGCTACAAGCCCAATTTTCAGATGCAGGAGAACATCAATCGCCGTTCATTAACGATAGGCGTATTGGTGCAACATCCTGATAGCCCTTATACCAGTCGTATCCTCAACGACATGGAGAAAACCCTGATAGCTCAAGGCTATTCGTTAGTGATAGCAACCGGGCATTGGCAAAAAAAGCTCGAGATACACGCTTTAGAGTATCTGGCTAAGAGCAATGTCGATGGCATGATCATCGTGACAGGCAGCATTACCAAAGAAGACATCGCGAAGTATGCGCAAGACATTCCGGTGGTTGCGGTGGGCTATGACATGGTTGCAGATAATGTTCGCTCAATTAACATTGATAATGTGTTGGGTGGTTACATAGCAACCCTCCACTTGCTCCAACAGGGGCATGTGAATATTGCTCATATCAAAGGGCTTTCAAGCCAACCGGATGCGGGAAGTCGCTTTGAAGGTTACAAGAAAGCCCTTCAAGAGGCGGGCATTAAAGTGATGCCAAAACTCGTCAAACAGGGCGATTTCAGTAGCGAGTCTGGCTATGAGAAAACCGTTGAATTGATTGAATCTAAGGTTCACTTTTCCGCTCTGTTCGCAGCCAATGACCAAACCGCTTACGGGGCGATTAAGGCGCTACACGATCACGGTTATAAAGTGCCAGAAGATGTGTCGGTAATTGGCTTAGATGACTTGCCAACGTCGAAGTATTTCACGCCAGCATTGACGACTTTGAGACAGCCAATTGAAGAGATTGGAGAGGTGTGTGCCCAATCGATTTTGAACTTACTTTCAGGTAAGAGGCATGAAGCACGACTACCACCGATAGATTTAATCGTAAGAGAGTCGACCAAGTCTTTGTATCGTTAA